From the genome of Pseudomonas helvetica:
AACCTGCTGATCATCAAGAAGCCGGGTTACTCCAACCTGGTGGTCAAGTGCCCGTGCAAGGGCATGACCTATGCCGTCAGCCCGGTGATGACCAACCTCGACGGCCTGCGAGTGGTGCTGACCTGGGGCGCAACCCCGCGGGACCTCGACTCGCATATGATCTTCCCCGGCAACAACATCTACTTCGGCAGCAAGCAGGGCACCGACGCTCATCTGGATGTCGATGACACCACCAGCTATGGCCCGGAAACCATCACCCTGGAGAAAAAGCACTACGGTGAGAGCTACGTTTACGCCGTGCATGACTTCAGTAACGGCGGTAATCCAAGCTCGCGTGCGCTCTCCGACAGCCAGGCCAAAGTGTTCGTGTACATGGGCCAATCGCTGGTACGCACTTACTACGTGCCGCAAAACCGCAGTGGCAATCTGTGGACCGTATTCCGCATGACCGGCAGCGGCGATTTCCAGGACATCAATAACTTCACGGGCTCGCAGGTCGATGCCAAGAACGTATTGAACGAAGTCTCGCCGTTGCTCGATGACAGCATGGCCGTCACTGCCGTGGCGGTCAGTGCTTCGGCACTGTCGGATGCGAAAAGCCTGAACCAGAAAGGCGAAGCGGCCTACCACGCCGGCGACCTGCCGCAGGCGATCGACTTCTATCGTCAGGCTATCGAACTGAACAACGGTTTCGGTCAGGCCTACAGCAACCTGGGTCTGGCGTATCAGAAGGCCGGCAACACTGCCGAGTCGATCTGGGCCAACCGCAAGGCTATCGCTCTGGCCAGCGGCAATTCGGCTGCCACTGTTCGCGCCAGTTCCTACTACAACATCGCCCGTATCTATGAAGCGGCGAATCAGTTCCCCGACGCATTGCGTCATTACCAGTTGGCCAAGCAGCAAAAAGCCAACCCGGTGTATGACAAGGCGATCGAGCGCGTGCAAAACCGCTGATCGGTTTGCGTTGAGTTGACCCCACAACGCGCCGCTATCGGCGCGTTGTGCATTTAAGGAGCTGGGTATGCGGTTGCGGGCTTTTACTTTTTTACTGCTCGGTTGCCTGTGGGCAAACACTGCGCAGGCGGTGGGTGCGGCGGTATTCGCGACGATTGATCGTGGCGGCTGGCCAGGTTCGCTGGCCACTGAGGCGGGTTTTGATACGGCCTCGCGCGCCGAGATGCTGATGTTCGGCAAGGCGTTGCTGGCCAGCGAAGCACTGGACGAAAACGCCCTCAAGCAGCGTTTGGGTGTGAAGCAAGTCGAGTTCAAATCCGTGGAGCAGGTGCGCCAGCGTTTCTGGGACCGGCTATTGAGCAACTACCGCAGCGCCAGCCAGAACTGCGAGGCCGAGCTGTTTTGTCCACAGGTGCGTGGTCTCGACGATTTGCGTCAGCAGGCGGCTAGCTTCACCGGCGAGGTCGTCCCGGCCTATGCCGCATGGGCTTCGGTCAGCCGGGTATTTCACGAGCAGTATTTGAACGAGCAACTGCGTCTGGCCGCGTTGTTCCCGAGGATCAGCAGCGAGATCGAGCGCTTCGACAGCGCCGAACTGACCGGCGATGAGCTGGCCGACCGACAGTTTCTGCTGACGTTCGACGATGGCCCGAGTGGCATCGACAAGCACACCGATACCGTGGCCAATGTGCTGCGGGCCAACGATTTGCACGGCGTGTTCTTTGTGCTCGGCGAGCCCTTTCAGGCACGCTTGCGTCAATCTTCGCCAGACAAAATGCGCGAGTTGTACCGAGGCCAGTGCGTTGCCCTGCATGGCTGGGAGCACAAATCCCACAGCGCCTGGAGCGAGTGGCAATCGTCGATCAACCGTTCGGTGACGCTGGTACGCGGTACGGTTCCGGATGACTATCAGTCGTTGTTTCGCCCACCGTATGGCCAGCGTCGCAGCGATAGCGCCGGGTTCTTCAAGGCTCAGGGGCTGAAAGTGATGCTTTGGGGCATCGACTCCCAGGACTGGAGCAAACAGATCAACGCAGACGCCGCGACCCAACGTGTGCAGACCCTGATGCTGCTATGGCGCCGCGGGATCATCCTGTTCCATGACATCCACGACAAGGCACCGAAGGCCGTTCCCGCGTTGATTGCGGCGAATCAGCGCAACGGTGTGAAGTGGGTCGACTGTCGGGCCCAAATGTAGGCTCGACTCATTCGTTTACGATCGTTCCACGTCCGGCGCGGAACGATCGATGCTCTTGCGACACGCCCTCCCTGTATCATTCCGTATCTCTTTAGCGCCCGACCTTTTCTCGACTCGCTGCTTTGGCCGGCTAGGCTTTCGGCATGGCAGCAGTCAACGGAGTGACAGCTTATGCACAACACCCTCGAACAGGTCTTTGGTTATCCACAGTTCCGGCCCGGCCAGGAGGCGGCGGTCAGTGCAGTGTTGGCCGGGCGCTCGGCGGCGGCGATTTTTCCGACCGGGTCTGGCAAATCCTTGTGCTATCAGTTGCCGGCCTTGTTGCTGCCGCACCTGACACTGGTGGTGTCGCCGTTGCTGGCGTTGATGCAGGACCAATTGGCGTTCTTGCAGCGTCACGGCATTGCCGCGGCGAGTATCGATTCGGCGCAGAGCCGCGATGACGCCAACGAGGTGATGGCGCGGGCGCGTTCCGGCGAATTGAAGATCCTGATGATTTCCGTGGAGCGCTTGAAGAACGAGCGCTTTCGCAACTTTTTGCAGCAGGTGCCGATCTCGTTGCTGGTGGTGGACGAGGCGCACTGTATCTCCGAGTGGGGCCACAACTTCAGGCCCGACTATTTGAAACTGCCGGACTACCAGCGCCAGTTCAACATCCCGCAAGCCTTGCTACTGACCGCCACTGCCACGCCCAAGGTGATCGCCGACATGCAGGCGAAATTCGCTATCGCGGCGAACGATGTGGTGACCACCGGTTTCTATCGGCCCAACCTGAATTTGCTGGTTGAACCGGTGCGTGGCCAGGACAAGCGCCGGCGTCTGGTGGAGTGGATGAGCCAGCGTGCCGGGCAGCCGAGCATCGTCTACGTGACCTTGCAGAAAACCGCCGAACAGATTGCCCAGCACCTGAGCCAAAACGGTCTTCAGGCCGAGGCCTATCACGCCGGTTTGCCCCACGAACAACGGGAAGCCATTCAGCGTCGGTTCATGGGCGGGCAGTCCAATTGCATCGTCGCCACCATCGCGTTCGGGATGGGTATCGACAAGAGCGATATCCGCAACGTGGTGCATTTTGACCTGCCGAAATCCATCGAAAACTACAGTCAGGAAATTGGCCGTGCCGGGCGTGACGGGCAGCCTTCCGACTGTCTGGTGCTGGCCAACCGCGACAGCCTCAACGTGTTGGAAAACTTCGTGTACGGCGACACGCCGGAGCTGGACGGCATCCGCTGTGTGCTCGACGAACTGCAAGCGGCCGCGCCAGATGGGCAGTGGGAGTTTTTACTGGGACCGCTGGCTGACCAGAGCAATATCCGCCAATTGCCGCTCAAGACCTTGCTGGTGCAACTTGAACTCAAAGGCTTGATCGCCCCGCGTTACGCCTACTTTGCCGAATACCGTTTCAAGTTCCTGCTGGAGCCTGAAGCCTTGTTGGCACGTTTTGAAGGCGAGCGACGGGACTTTGTCGCGGCGATCATCCAGACCTCCAGCCGTGCGCGAACCTGGGCCACGGTAAATTTCGAGGCGCTGTACCAGCAGCATCTGGCCGAGCGCAACCGGGTAGTCAAGGCGCTGGATTACTTCCAGGAGAAGGGCTGGGTCGAGCTGGAAAGCAAGCAGATGACCGAGGTCTACAGCCTGCTGTTGACGGACTTCGATGCTCAGGTATTGAGCGCCGAGTTGCATAGCTATTTCACGCAACATGAACGTGCCGAAATTGCCCGGATTCACGCGATGCTCGATCTGTTCGCCACCGAGCACTGCCTGGGTTATCGATTGGCGCAGTACTTCGGCGACGACAATGCGCCGCAGCAGTGCGGGCATTGCTCGGTGTGTCATGGGCAGGTTGCCCGCCTGCCGGAACCGCCTGAGCTGCCGGCGCTTGTGGATAAAAACTTCGAGTCGCTGTGTGGCGACTTTATCCACAGGCATGAGGCGTACAACGGAGATCTACCGGGTGCGGAAC
Proteins encoded in this window:
- a CDS encoding tetratricopeptide repeat protein, with translation MRLHRMASILSLWAAFGSAQAEQLPIEVLSAVVKDQKIADAEVLLQRNGAQNVVGRTNAQGQVSLTADFADDASNLLIIKKPGYSNLVVKCPCKGMTYAVSPVMTNLDGLRVVLTWGATPRDLDSHMIFPGNNIYFGSKQGTDAHLDVDDTTSYGPETITLEKKHYGESYVYAVHDFSNGGNPSSRALSDSQAKVFVYMGQSLVRTYYVPQNRSGNLWTVFRMTGSGDFQDINNFTGSQVDAKNVLNEVSPLLDDSMAVTAVAVSASALSDAKSLNQKGEAAYHAGDLPQAIDFYRQAIELNNGFGQAYSNLGLAYQKAGNTAESIWANRKAIALASGNSAATVRASSYYNIARIYEAANQFPDALRHYQLAKQQKANPVYDKAIERVQNR
- a CDS encoding polysaccharide deacetylase family protein, translated to MRLRAFTFLLLGCLWANTAQAVGAAVFATIDRGGWPGSLATEAGFDTASRAEMLMFGKALLASEALDENALKQRLGVKQVEFKSVEQVRQRFWDRLLSNYRSASQNCEAELFCPQVRGLDDLRQQAASFTGEVVPAYAAWASVSRVFHEQYLNEQLRLAALFPRISSEIERFDSAELTGDELADRQFLLTFDDGPSGIDKHTDTVANVLRANDLHGVFFVLGEPFQARLRQSSPDKMRELYRGQCVALHGWEHKSHSAWSEWQSSINRSVTLVRGTVPDDYQSLFRPPYGQRRSDSAGFFKAQGLKVMLWGIDSQDWSKQINADAATQRVQTLMLLWRRGIILFHDIHDKAPKAVPALIAANQRNGVKWVDCRAQM
- a CDS encoding ATP-dependent DNA helicase RecQ; the protein is MHNTLEQVFGYPQFRPGQEAAVSAVLAGRSAAAIFPTGSGKSLCYQLPALLLPHLTLVVSPLLALMQDQLAFLQRHGIAAASIDSAQSRDDANEVMARARSGELKILMISVERLKNERFRNFLQQVPISLLVVDEAHCISEWGHNFRPDYLKLPDYQRQFNIPQALLLTATATPKVIADMQAKFAIAANDVVTTGFYRPNLNLLVEPVRGQDKRRRLVEWMSQRAGQPSIVYVTLQKTAEQIAQHLSQNGLQAEAYHAGLPHEQREAIQRRFMGGQSNCIVATIAFGMGIDKSDIRNVVHFDLPKSIENYSQEIGRAGRDGQPSDCLVLANRDSLNVLENFVYGDTPELDGIRCVLDELQAAAPDGQWEFLLGPLADQSNIRQLPLKTLLVQLELKGLIAPRYAYFAEYRFKFLLEPEALLARFEGERRDFVAAIIQTSSRARTWATVNFEALYQQHLAERNRVVKALDYFQEKGWVELESKQMTEVYSLLLTDFDAQVLSAELHSYFTQHERAEIARIHAMLDLFATEHCLGYRLAQYFGDDNAPQQCGHCSVCHGQVARLPEPPELPALVDKNFESLCGDFIHRHEAYNGDLPGAERLTRFLCGISVPLFTKLKARAIPGFAALEDYPYAEVREWAEANLTD